In a genomic window of Mesoplasma tabanidae:
- a CDS encoding copper homeostasis protein CutC has product MKLEIIAKNLEDILLINKSNADRIEFCTNLEVGGLTPTHKEIKEAGEISKLPVNVIVRPTARDFYYTETEFQKILEDLQFIKGTKVSGIVIGIITPEGEINVDRMKKIMELKGNKNVTFHKAFDQLNDFEKGIDVLYSLGINTVLTSCGEIIELNTEKLKKIKDLKKVKILAGGGVNENNILKIAPASDEIHIGTAVRVDGTWNSEIDIQKINQFKKIVKK; this is encoded by the coding sequence ATGAAATTAGAAATCATTGCAAAAAACTTGGAAGACATTTTACTAATTAATAAATCAAACGCTGATCGTATTGAATTTTGTACAAATCTAGAAGTAGGGGGATTAACCCCAACTCATAAAGAAATTAAAGAAGCTGGGGAAATTTCAAAGTTGCCAGTAAATGTAATTGTGAGACCAACAGCAAGAGATTTTTATTACACTGAAACTGAATTTCAAAAAATATTGGAAGATTTACAATTTATTAAAGGCACTAAAGTATCAGGTATAGTAATCGGCATAATTACTCCTGAGGGTGAAATAAATGTTGATAGGATGAAAAAAATAATGGAACTAAAAGGAAACAAAAATGTAACGTTTCATAAAGCATTTGATCAACTTAATGACTTTGAAAAAGGAATTGATGTGCTTTATTCTTTAGGAATAAATACTGTTCTAACTTCATGTGGAGAAATAATCGAACTTAATACAGAAAAATTAAAAAAAATCAAAGATCTAAAAAAAGTGAAAATTTTAGCAGGCGGTGGGGTAAATGAAAATAACATTTTAAAAATAGCACCTGCTTCAGATGAAATTCATATAGGAACTGCTGTTAGAGTTGACGGAACATGAAACTCAGAAATAGATATTCAAAAAATAAATCAATTTAAAAAAATAGTAAAAAAATAG
- the nagB gene encoding glucosamine-6-phosphate deaminase produces MKIIRLKNEEQVGLEASKIVINEINKKNNIVLGLATGSTPIPLYNNLIKFYNEGKVNFASVKTFNLDEYKGLKPTHIQSYRYFMNEKLFKHINIDLNNTHVPNGIDVENPSKYDLLINENGGIDLQILGLGVNGHIGFNEPNTDFNSLTSEVNLTESTIKANSRLFASIDEVPKKAISMGLKSIMNAKKIVLLATGKNKAKAIQQLIEGKLSVDWPCTILQEHSNVIVIIDEQAASELGNK; encoded by the coding sequence ATGAAAATAATTAGACTTAAAAATGAAGAACAAGTTGGACTTGAAGCTTCAAAAATCGTAATAAATGAAATAAACAAAAAAAATAATATAGTACTTGGTTTAGCAACAGGCTCAACCCCAATACCTTTGTATAATAATTTAATAAAATTTTATAATGAAGGAAAAGTTAATTTTGCTTCAGTCAAGACTTTTAATTTAGATGAATATAAAGGGCTAAAGCCAACTCATATTCAATCTTACAGATATTTTATGAACGAAAAATTATTTAAACATATAAATATTGATTTAAATAATACTCATGTTCCAAATGGTATAGACGTCGAAAATCCATCAAAGTATGATCTTTTAATAAATGAAAACGGTGGAATTGATTTACAAATTTTAGGTTTGGGAGTAAACGGACATATCGGATTTAATGAACCAAATACAGATTTTAATTCTTTAACATCAGAAGTGAATTTAACAGAATCAACTATAAAAGCAAATTCAAGATTATTTGCAAGCATCGATGAAGTGCCAAAAAAAGCTATTTCAATGGGTTTAAAATCAATTATGAATGCAAAAAAAATAGTTTTACTAGCAACTGGCAAAAATAAAGCTAAAGCAATTCAACAATTAATTGAAGGCAAATTATCTGTTGATTGGCCTTGCACAATACTGCAAGAACATTCAAATGTAATCGTCATTATTGATGAACAAGCAGCGTCAGAGTTAGGGAACAAATAA
- a CDS encoding MurR/RpiR family transcriptional regulator, translated as MNKEIFKIDTKENADSTKNNMIRYINENTGDFLSISIDSIARKVGISVSSVSRFSQKMGFSSFKDLQLYVNEENIKKNQSYTINDGTTIEEIVKNITTYNSYTIKETSDILNNEEINKVTNEIISSKVVLIYGVGSSALAAQELNTNLKKTGINCAYFSDFHSILAILSTLSDDSLVILISSSLKSHEIKFIYDYCYKNKIKNLLITKDTTILEYEPSYKITFKTIDQKERYSSISSKTAQLFIADVIFNSVTNDFVKNKKELIKKTNDLISEWNETK; from the coding sequence ATGAACAAGGAAATCTTTAAAATAGACACTAAAGAAAATGCTGATTCTACAAAGAATAATATGATTAGATATATAAATGAAAATACTGGTGACTTTTTATCAATAAGTATTGATTCTATTGCAAGAAAAGTTGGCATTTCTGTTTCTTCTGTTTCGAGATTTTCACAAAAAATGGGATTCAGCAGTTTTAAAGATTTACAATTATATGTTAATGAAGAAAATATTAAAAAAAATCAAAGTTATACAATAAATGACGGAACAACAATTGAAGAAATAGTAAAAAATATTACTACATATAATTCTTACACAATAAAAGAAACATCAGACATTTTAAATAATGAAGAAATAAATAAAGTAACTAATGAAATTATTAGTTCAAAAGTTGTTTTAATATATGGTGTTGGTAGCAGCGCACTTGCTGCTCAAGAACTAAACACTAATTTAAAAAAAACAGGTATAAATTGTGCTTACTTTTCCGATTTTCACAGTATTTTAGCAATTTTATCAACTCTTAGCGATGATAGTTTAGTTATTTTAATTTCATCTTCGTTAAAAAGTCATGAAATCAAATTCATTTATGATTATTGCTACAAAAATAAAATTAAAAATTTATTGATAACTAAAGATACAACTATCTTGGAGTATGAACCTTCTTATAAAATAACTTTCAAAACAATTGATCAAAAAGAAAGGTACTCATCTATTTCATCAAAAACAGCTCAACTTTTTATTGCGGACGTTATTTTTAACAGCGTAACAAATGATTTTGTTAAAAATAAAAAAGAGTTAATAAAGAAAACAAACGATTTAATTTCTGAATGAAATGAAACAAAATAA
- a CDS encoding type I phosphomannose isomerase catalytic subunit: MKIIKIKPYFSKKIWGTKKWKDLGYINTKNETIGEAWIISAHENGLSYLEEENVALKDFFEKNNEYFGNGIYDKFPLLSKIINPSKDLSVQVHPNDEYAIKYENDFGKPESWIILDCPQNSKIIYGHNAKSEEEFNNLINKKDWKNLFKVQKIDKGDFIYVPPGKVHAITSNVKVFELQRSSDVTYRLYDYDRLENGKKRKLEIEKSKENIFFPDNYSYIVKNAKGKTFSSNFFSVFIFKSSEHKYFKKYEDSFWIELTVIKGKGTIEGVKFNKGDSAILLGDFKKISIIGEIEIIFYWIKK; the protein is encoded by the coding sequence ATGAAAATAATAAAAATTAAACCTTACTTTTCAAAAAAAATATGGGGCACAAAAAAATGAAAAGATTTAGGGTATATAAATACAAAGAATGAAACTATAGGTGAAGCATGAATTATTTCTGCTCATGAAAATGGTTTAAGTTATTTAGAAGAAGAAAATGTTGCTTTAAAAGATTTTTTTGAAAAAAATAATGAATATTTTGGAAATGGTATATACGACAAATTCCCCTTATTATCAAAAATAATAAATCCTTCTAAAGATTTATCTGTTCAGGTGCATCCCAATGATGAGTATGCAATTAAATATGAAAACGATTTTGGAAAGCCTGAATCATGAATAATACTTGATTGTCCTCAAAATAGTAAAATAATTTATGGTCATAACGCAAAGTCAGAAGAAGAATTTAATAATTTAATAAACAAAAAAGATTGAAAGAATTTATTTAAAGTTCAAAAAATTGATAAAGGTGATTTTATATATGTTCCACCTGGAAAAGTGCATGCAATAACATCTAATGTGAAAGTTTTTGAATTGCAAAGATCTAGTGACGTTACTTATAGACTTTATGATTACGATAGATTAGAAAATGGTAAAAAAAGAAAACTAGAAATAGAAAAATCAAAAGAAAATATTTTTTTTCCAGATAATTATTCGTACATAGTTAAAAATGCTAAAGGAAAAACTTTTTCATCAAATTTCTTTTCAGTTTTTATATTTAAATCTTCTGAACATAAATATTTTAAAAAATATGAAGATTCTTTTTGAATAGAGTTAACAGTAATAAAAGGAAAAGGAACTATTGAAGGAGTAAAATTTAATAAAGGCGATTCAGCAATTTTGTTGGGTGATTTTAAAAAAATTAGTATCATAGGTGAAATTGAAATTATTTTTTATTGAATTAAAAAATAG
- a CDS encoding PTS fructose transporter subunit IIABC: MNGKVLNKNHVFINLDLKTQDEVFKYISKKAFELGYISNEKTLLKGFKKREAESTTGFEDGFAIPHARIKEIIKPAVFYIKLKNEINWNSLDGKGTDVILALLIPDTPTGQVHLELLSSLAVKIMNENVKKELKNPKNVSTILNTLSEKERNKSDTVTKSKVKVVGITACVTGIAHTYMAEEKMLKAGQKIGVSVRIETQGSKGVGNKLSNREIEEADVVILATDTSVEMERFVGKKVYAVKVSEAIKDPVRLINRSLEEGKIFEAGKNEGFNNEKGKKTAVNDRALNHILAGISYMIPMIVLGGICLAFSLGLAKAIWGPESGTSGPNGEYKWGILAILDSIGGAAFALMIPVLAGFIANSIAGRAAIAPAMLGAFIGNDNTKLASWIPGMDIISTPMGFIGAIISGLAVGYYVRWVNTWKVPKSLAPAMPIFFIPLTAGIAISIIFIYVLGAPIGYLMDQIQTGIEKAYNSGNIGILVGLGLGLILGAMAGFDMGGPINKIAFITCSALITAGVQQPMGAMSAAIPVAPLGMGLSTILFKRFYSEEEKGMGIAAMIMGTIGISEGAIPFAIRDPKRAIVCNVLGSAVAGGIAGAFMITDAAAHGGPIVAILGAVPYGPMTVYYFIAVAAGVAVTTSTYGIWQLKDAGAFGSVKEAHILHLEELKSKKFENIKQLKLEIKTLKEQNYSEEKINFVKEKIAKINEQYKLKVQIAKENFKPLNIKEKEFIKQSTLKKDIKLISQKYNEQINQLKVKKAASIKNLSKNEAKSNNEIIFKEIKEIKEIKEKEIKNYNINLRKKYKEEYLNRF; the protein is encoded by the coding sequence AGCTGAATCTACAACAGGTTTTGAAGATGGATTTGCAATTCCACATGCTAGAATCAAAGAGATTATAAAACCTGCTGTTTTTTATATTAAGTTAAAAAATGAAATTAATTGAAATTCACTTGATGGCAAAGGCACTGATGTTATTTTGGCATTACTTATACCAGATACTCCAACAGGCCAAGTTCACTTAGAATTATTAAGTTCTTTAGCTGTAAAAATAATGAATGAAAATGTTAAAAAGGAATTAAAGAACCCTAAAAATGTTTCCACTATTTTAAATACACTATCAGAAAAAGAAAGAAATAAATCAGATACTGTAACAAAAAGTAAAGTAAAAGTAGTGGGTATTACCGCTTGTGTCACTGGCATAGCGCATACTTATATGGCTGAAGAAAAGATGTTAAAGGCAGGACAAAAAATTGGTGTATCAGTTAGAATTGAAACACAAGGTTCTAAAGGAGTTGGAAATAAACTTTCAAATAGAGAGATCGAAGAAGCTGACGTTGTTATTTTAGCAACTGATACTTCAGTTGAAATGGAAAGATTTGTAGGAAAAAAAGTTTATGCTGTAAAAGTGTCTGAAGCAATCAAAGATCCTGTTAGATTAATAAACAGAAGTCTAGAAGAAGGAAAAATTTTTGAAGCTGGAAAAAATGAAGGTTTTAATAATGAAAAAGGTAAAAAAACTGCAGTAAATGATAGGGCATTAAATCATATTCTCGCCGGAATATCATATATGATTCCAATGATTGTGCTTGGTGGAATTTGTTTAGCATTTTCATTAGGTCTTGCAAAAGCTATTTGAGGACCAGAGTCTGGAACATCAGGTCCAAATGGTGAATATAAGTGAGGAATATTAGCAATTCTTGACAGTATTGGTGGAGCTGCTTTTGCATTAATGATTCCTGTCTTAGCAGGTTTTATTGCTAATTCAATTGCTGGTAGGGCCGCTATAGCTCCAGCTATGCTAGGAGCATTCATAGGTAATGACAATACAAAATTAGCCTCTTGAATTCCTGGAATGGATATTATTTCAACACCTATGGGTTTTATAGGAGCTATTATTTCAGGTTTAGCAGTCGGTTATTACGTACGATGAGTTAATACTTGAAAAGTTCCAAAATCTCTTGCTCCAGCAATGCCAATATTTTTTATTCCCTTAACAGCAGGTATTGCAATATCAATTATTTTTATTTATGTATTAGGAGCACCAATTGGATATCTTATGGATCAAATTCAAACTGGTATCGAAAAAGCTTATAATTCAGGAAATATAGGTATTTTGGTAGGATTAGGATTAGGGCTTATTTTAGGTGCAATGGCTGGTTTTGACATGGGTGGACCTATTAATAAAATTGCTTTTATTACTTGTTCTGCATTAATAACAGCTGGAGTTCAGCAACCAATGGGGGCTATGTCAGCAGCTATTCCTGTCGCACCACTGGGTATGGGATTATCAACAATTCTATTTAAAAGATTTTATTCTGAAGAAGAAAAAGGTATGGGTATAGCAGCCATGATAATGGGAACTATTGGAATTTCTGAAGGTGCAATCCCATTTGCTATTAGAGACCCAAAAAGAGCTATCGTTTGTAATGTACTAGGAAGTGCAGTTGCTGGTGGAATTGCTGGAGCATTCATGATTACTGACGCTGCTGCTCATGGTGGACCAATAGTTGCAATATTAGGAGCAGTGCCTTATGGACCAATGACAGTTTACTACTTTATTGCTGTAGCAGCAGGAGTTGCAGTGACAACTTCAACATATGGTATTTGACAATTAAAAGATGCAGGTGCATTTGGATCAGTAAAAGAAGCACATATTTTGCATTTAGAAGAATTAAAATCTAAAAAGTTTGAAAATATAAAACAATTAAAACTTGAAATTAAAACTTTAAAAGAACAAAATTATAGTGAAGAAAAAATTAACTTTGTAAAAGAAAAAATAGCAAAAATAAATGAACAATATAAGTTAAAAGTTCAAATTGCAAAAGAAAACTTTAAACCATTAAATATAAAAGAAAAAGAATTTATCAAACAGTCAACATTAAAAAAAGATATAAAATTAATTTCACAAAAATATAATGAACAAATTAATCAATTAAAAGTAAAAAAAGCTGCAAGTATAAAAAATTTATCTAAAAATGAAGCTAAAAGTAATAATGAAATAATATTTAAAGAAATTAAAGAAATTAAAGAAATTAAAGAAAAAGAAATTAAAAATTATAATATAAACTTAAGAAAAAAATACAAAGAAGAATACTTAAATAGATTTTAG